One Dialister invisus DSM 15470 genomic region harbors:
- a CDS encoding terminase large subunit, with amino-acid sequence MRFLRDIEMAGTKKFPYVFDEEKAERFFAWAAMHKHTKGILAGQPIIFEPIRRFIFGNIYGWVNKDTGLRRFKKAYWQVGRKNAKSQSLAIVGDYEMMALGEPMSEVYIGATKSIQSKIIYNEILAMLRRWPEMKGKWKESYGTIRHLKSDSIIRALSKDDGKTGDGLNPQCGLIDEYHAHPTSEILDVIDTGMMARKQPLLFIITTAGTNFGGPCYRVEYPLVEKILNPDIDYDVPDYFCMVNELDKDKEGNLIDDVKNEKCWIKANPIVATYPEGIANIRSALKVAVETPEKMSSFLTKNMNIWNQQSGASYMDMGKWNTRGRIESYDLYGLDAYVGMDLSSKVDLTSIGLVISVKEDDGTKYIVIGHSFIPEETLQRKIKTDRVPYDYYAHGGWLTVNPGEVVDYRYMTKWMIETAEKLGLNIKEICYDPYNATYYAQELEKLEYTCVEVRQGMMTLSEPTKSFRENAYQGNILHFENPLLDWAISNAVTKKDQNENIMLDKEKSTNRIDPIASVINAFTRARITEEDDMSDYILSDDFSL; translated from the coding sequence ATGCGTTTTTTGCGGGATATAGAAATGGCGGGTACGAAGAAATTTCCGTATGTATTTGATGAAGAAAAAGCGGAGCGATTTTTTGCGTGGGCAGCTATGCATAAGCATACAAAAGGAATCTTAGCCGGGCAGCCTATTATTTTTGAGCCTATCCGGCGGTTTATCTTCGGAAACATCTATGGGTGGGTCAATAAAGATACGGGGCTTAGACGTTTTAAAAAAGCATATTGGCAGGTCGGGAGGAAAAATGCGAAATCACAATCACTCGCCATAGTCGGTGACTATGAAATGATGGCCCTGGGGGAGCCGATGTCAGAAGTCTACATCGGAGCTACGAAAAGCATCCAGTCAAAAATCATTTACAATGAGATCTTGGCAATGCTTAGGCGATGGCCAGAGATGAAAGGAAAGTGGAAAGAAAGTTATGGTACCATCCGACATCTGAAAAGCGATTCGATTATCCGGGCGCTGTCAAAAGATGACGGAAAGACCGGGGACGGTCTCAATCCGCAGTGCGGTCTGATTGACGAGTATCACGCGCATCCGACGTCCGAAATATTAGATGTCATAGACACCGGTATGATGGCCAGAAAACAGCCGCTGCTGTTTATCATCACTACCGCCGGGACAAACTTCGGGGGACCGTGTTACAGAGTGGAATACCCACTGGTAGAAAAGATCCTTAATCCGGACATTGATTATGACGTACCGGATTATTTCTGTATGGTCAATGAGCTGGACAAAGATAAAGAAGGAAACCTAATTGATGATGTTAAAAACGAAAAATGCTGGATAAAAGCAAACCCGATTGTAGCGACATATCCGGAGGGCATTGCGAATATAAGGAGCGCGTTGAAAGTGGCAGTTGAGACACCAGAAAAAATGTCATCATTTCTCACGAAAAACATGAACATCTGGAATCAGCAATCCGGGGCATCTTATATGGATATGGGGAAATGGAACACTCGGGGGCGGATAGAAAGCTACGATTTATACGGACTGGACGCATATGTCGGCATGGACTTATCAAGCAAAGTCGATTTGACGTCGATCGGACTGGTTATTTCGGTCAAAGAGGATGACGGGACGAAGTATATCGTCATCGGCCACAGCTTTATTCCGGAAGAAACGCTGCAGAGAAAGATAAAAACAGACAGAGTGCCGTATGACTACTATGCTCATGGTGGCTGGCTGACGGTCAATCCAGGAGAGGTAGTCGATTATCGCTACATGACAAAATGGATGATAGAAACTGCGGAAAAACTGGGACTGAACATTAAAGAAATTTGCTACGACCCGTATAATGCGACTTATTATGCGCAAGAACTTGAAAAACTGGAGTATACATGTGTAGAAGTCCGGCAGGGAATGATGACATTATCCGAACCGACAAAATCATTTAGAGAAAATGCGTATCAGGGAAACATTTTACATTTTGAAAATCCGCTACTCGATTGGGCGATCAGTAACGCGGTCACTAAAAAAGACCAGAACGAAAATATCATGCTTGACAAAGAAAAATCAACAAACAGAATTGACCCGATAGCATCTGTAATCAATGCGTTTACACGTGCGCGGATTACAGAAGAAGACGATATGAGTGATTATATTTTGAGTGACGATTTCAGCTTATAA